One Microbacterium sp. No. 7 genomic window carries:
- a CDS encoding PhoH family protein, which produces MVQLLGPQDRLLRAVEREHPDVEVHVRGNEITLTGAPGAVARARALVDELIALARAGQGLDVSDVAASGRLLSVDGGPRPSELLGEAILSSRGKTIRPKTAGQKAYVDAIDENTIVFGIGPAGTGKTYLAMAKAVQALQRREVDRIILSRPAIEAGERLGFLPGTLTDKIDPYLRPLYDALNEMMDPEVVPRLIASGTIEVAPLAYMRGRTLNNSFVVLDEAQNTTPEQMKMFLTRLGFGTRMVVTGDITQIDLPEGASGLRLVTRVLKDIDDIHFAFLTSDDVVRHTLVGRIVDAYTEYDERRLAARRERDEASEFANRVERRAADRARGPRDHLRGRGRS; this is translated from the coding sequence ATGGTCCAGCTGCTGGGACCGCAGGACCGCCTCCTCCGCGCCGTCGAGCGCGAGCACCCCGACGTCGAGGTGCACGTGCGCGGCAACGAGATCACGCTGACGGGAGCCCCCGGCGCCGTCGCGCGCGCCCGCGCGCTCGTCGACGAGCTCATCGCCCTGGCCCGCGCCGGCCAGGGGCTCGACGTGTCGGACGTCGCGGCATCCGGCCGCCTGCTCAGCGTCGACGGCGGACCGCGGCCGTCCGAGCTGCTCGGCGAGGCGATCCTCTCGTCGCGCGGCAAGACGATCCGTCCCAAGACGGCGGGCCAGAAGGCCTACGTGGATGCCATCGACGAGAACACGATCGTCTTCGGCATCGGCCCGGCGGGCACCGGCAAGACCTACCTCGCGATGGCGAAGGCCGTGCAGGCGCTGCAGCGCCGCGAGGTCGACCGCATCATCCTCAGCCGCCCCGCGATCGAGGCGGGGGAGCGGCTCGGCTTCCTGCCCGGCACGCTCACCGACAAGATCGACCCGTACCTCCGCCCGCTCTACGACGCGCTCAACGAGATGATGGACCCCGAGGTCGTGCCCCGGCTCATCGCCTCGGGCACGATCGAGGTCGCGCCCCTGGCGTACATGCGCGGGCGTACCCTGAACAACTCGTTCGTCGTGCTCGACGAGGCGCAGAACACGACGCCCGAGCAGATGAAGATGTTCCTGACCCGGCTCGGCTTCGGCACCCGCATGGTGGTCACGGGCGACATCACGCAGATCGACCTGCCCGAGGGCGCCTCGGGCCTGCGGCTCGTGACGCGCGTGCTGAAGGACATCGACGACATCCACTTCGCCTTCCTGACGAGCGACGACGTCGTGCGGCACACACTGGTGGGCCGCATCGTCGACGCCTACACGGAGTACGACGAGCGAAGGCTCGCCGCCCGCCGCGAGCGCGACGAGGCGTCGGAGTTCGCGAACCGGGTCGAGCGGCGCGCCGCCGACCGCGCGCGCGGACCGCGCGACCACCTGCGAGGACGGGGACGCTCATGA
- the ybeY gene encoding rRNA maturation RNase YbeY — MTIEITNESGVAVDETVLLRLTEHNLAELHVSADADVAILLVDEGAMEALHVQWMDEPGPTDVLSFPMDELRPGTEEQPTPPGLLGDIVLCPQVAETQAQQAGHTTLDELILLTTHGLLHLLGFDHAEPAEEREMFGLQRHLIVGFHAAERHRRRS, encoded by the coding sequence ATGACCATCGAGATCACCAACGAGTCGGGCGTCGCCGTCGACGAGACGGTGCTCCTGCGTCTCACGGAGCACAACCTCGCCGAGCTGCACGTGAGCGCCGACGCCGACGTCGCCATCCTGCTCGTCGACGAGGGCGCGATGGAGGCGCTGCACGTGCAGTGGATGGACGAGCCCGGCCCCACCGACGTGCTGAGCTTCCCGATGGACGAGCTGCGCCCCGGCACCGAGGAGCAGCCCACGCCGCCGGGGCTGCTCGGCGACATCGTGCTGTGCCCGCAGGTCGCGGAGACCCAGGCGCAGCAGGCGGGCCACACGACGCTCGACGAGCTCATCCTGCTCACGACCCACGGCCTCCTGCACCTGCTCGGCTTCGACCACGCCGAGCCCGCCGAGGAGCGCGAGATGTTCGGCCTGCAGCGCCACCTGATCGTCGGATTCCACGCCGCCGAGCGGCACCGTCGGCGATCATGA
- a CDS encoding 16S rRNA (uracil(1498)-N(3))-methyltransferase, with the protein MALHFLAEDATLDRADASLAEDAGTAPSGALAGAAPGDRVVLTGAEAHHAAVVRRVRAGETVTVGDGAGAWLTGEVDDVAPKRVSVRITHAASVPRPAPRLVLVQALAKGDRDELAVQAATELGVDEVVPWQAARSVSRWDAAKAAKGVARWSTIVREAAKQAHRAWLPVVTAPASTRDLAARVADARVLLLEPTASAPLSRVELADDRDIVLVVGPEGGIAPEELALLGAAGAEPVRLGDTVLRTSTAGPAALALVNARLGRW; encoded by the coding sequence ATGGCACTGCACTTCCTCGCCGAGGACGCGACGCTCGACCGCGCGGACGCCTCGCTCGCGGAGGACGCCGGGACCGCGCCGAGCGGCGCGCTCGCCGGCGCCGCTCCGGGCGACCGCGTCGTGCTGACCGGCGCCGAGGCGCACCACGCGGCGGTCGTGCGGCGCGTGCGCGCGGGCGAGACCGTGACGGTCGGCGACGGCGCCGGCGCCTGGCTGACGGGCGAGGTCGACGACGTCGCGCCGAAGCGGGTGTCCGTGCGGATCACGCACGCCGCGTCGGTGCCGCGTCCGGCGCCCCGGCTCGTGCTCGTGCAGGCGCTCGCGAAGGGCGACCGCGACGAGCTGGCGGTGCAGGCGGCGACCGAGCTCGGCGTCGACGAGGTCGTGCCGTGGCAGGCCGCGCGCAGCGTGTCGCGATGGGACGCCGCGAAGGCCGCCAAGGGCGTCGCGCGGTGGAGCACGATCGTGCGCGAGGCCGCGAAGCAGGCGCATCGCGCGTGGCTGCCCGTCGTGACCGCGCCCGCGTCGACGAGAGACCTCGCGGCGCGCGTCGCTGACGCGCGCGTGCTGCTGCTGGAGCCCACGGCATCCGCTCCGCTCTCGCGGGTCGAGCTCGCGGACGACCGCGACATCGTGCTGGTCGTCGGCCCCGAGGGCGGCATCGCGCCCGAGGAGCTCGCCCTGCTCGGGGCGGCGGGCGCCGAGCCCGTGCGCCTGGGCGACACGGTGCTCCGCACGTCGACGGCCGGCCCCGCCGCCCTCGCGCTCGTCAACGCCCGCCTGGGACGGTGGTGA
- a CDS encoding HIT domain-containing protein yields the protein MSEPSIFTRILQGEIPGEILIETENVFAIRDINPQAPLHVLVIPKTEQYRDVTELAAGDPALLAEVVAVAKRIAVEHANGEYRLIFNNGPSAGQSVFHVHGHVLGDIEENKLVGF from the coding sequence ATGAGCGAACCCTCGATCTTCACGCGCATCCTGCAGGGCGAGATCCCCGGCGAGATCCTCATCGAGACCGAGAACGTGTTCGCGATCCGCGACATCAACCCGCAGGCCCCGCTGCACGTGCTGGTGATCCCGAAGACCGAGCAGTACCGCGACGTCACCGAGCTGGCCGCGGGCGATCCCGCGCTGCTCGCCGAGGTCGTCGCGGTCGCCAAGCGCATCGCCGTCGAGCACGCGAACGGCGAGTACCGCCTGATCTTCAACAACGGGCCGAGCGCCGGCCAGTCCGTCTTCCATGTGCACGGTCACGTGCTCGGCGACATCGAGGAGAACAAGCTCGTTGGCTTCTGA